The DNA sequence GTCGAACGGACGGACCGGTTTGCCCTCATTGGCCACCGTGACCGCGTTGCGGTGCTTGCGCTCATCGAGGCGCCGCAGCTGCCACTCGCCCATGTTGACGAACACGAAGGCCAGCACTGCCACGAAGAGCAGCAGACAGAGCCAACGGACCCACAGACGACGCACGCTTCGAGACTAGCCCGTCTGCTCCGGGTGCTTCATCGCCAGGGCGGTCGCCTTGGCAGCGGCCTCGCCCAGCGGCACGCCGCGCCCGACCGCGACCCCGACCAGGAACGTCGTCAGCGGAGCCGCCACTCTCTCGACCTCATGGGCGGCGTCGCGGGCGAGGTCGAGCAGGGTATGGACGGCGTCGTCGTCGAACTGCAGGTCG is a window from the Microlunatus panaciterrae genome containing:
- a CDS encoding DUF6457 domain-containing protein encodes the protein MSLDDWMAALSEEIGTDDLQFDDDAVHTLLDLARDAAHEVERVAAPLTTFLVGVAVGRGVPLGEAAAKATALAMKHPEQTG